One genomic segment of Desulfocapsa sulfexigens DSM 10523 includes these proteins:
- a CDS encoding TrkH family potassium uptake protein, with amino-acid sequence MKLSNVLNALGIILVAFGTILLTPIVVALVEHEYSSVLPFITAASTSIGLGLLFQKYGGFSRNFDDLKRNEGLLIVSLAWIVTAAMGAIPYLFYGLSPLDAYFESVSGITTTGATILTDFSLYPKDFFFWRSLSQWLGGMGIIVLFVAILPQFAVAGRQIFFAEAPGPTEEKVTPRITHTAKALWLVYLLLTLLEIFCLAAAGMPLFDATCNALSTMAAGGFSPNPLSIMGYESSTVTWIITCFMFLAGSNFALQYRFLIQGKPLPLLKNEEFHFYTSIVLFVSVCLCIALLLDGTATFLDAVRDSLFQIVSIITTAGFSSADFALWSVTAQTILFTVMLVGGCAGSAGGGIKVIRVLFGLKYLKREITQIIHPKAVLPIKIDHKSVAEDIQRQILGFLLFYLVLMTFSALLVTIIEGDAAVGIVGTAATIGNIGPGYGEIGPMGSFGGLSILTKIIFILNMIVGRLELIPFLAMLHPDFWNFRR; translated from the coding sequence ATGAAACTCAGTAATGTCCTTAATGCTCTTGGAATCATCCTTGTTGCCTTTGGTACAATCCTGCTGACTCCGATTGTGGTTGCTCTCGTTGAGCATGAATATAGCTCTGTTCTTCCTTTCATAACCGCAGCATCAACATCCATTGGGCTTGGCCTGCTATTCCAGAAATATGGTGGTTTCTCGAGAAATTTTGACGATCTTAAACGCAATGAAGGGCTGCTCATTGTCTCCCTTGCCTGGATTGTTACAGCGGCTATGGGGGCGATCCCCTATCTTTTCTATGGCCTTTCTCCACTGGACGCCTATTTTGAGTCTGTATCCGGTATTACCACAACGGGTGCGACTATTCTCACTGATTTTTCCCTCTACCCCAAGGATTTCTTTTTCTGGCGTAGCCTCAGCCAATGGCTTGGTGGTATGGGGATTATCGTTTTATTTGTCGCTATCCTTCCACAATTTGCAGTGGCCGGCAGGCAAATATTTTTTGCAGAAGCACCAGGCCCCACTGAAGAAAAAGTGACCCCAAGAATTACCCATACGGCAAAGGCTCTCTGGCTGGTGTATCTCTTGTTGACTCTGTTGGAGATATTTTGTCTTGCTGCTGCCGGTATGCCTCTCTTTGATGCCACCTGCAATGCACTTTCAACAATGGCAGCCGGGGGCTTTTCTCCCAACCCTTTGTCAATTATGGGCTATGAGAGCTCAACCGTTACCTGGATTATTACTTGTTTTATGTTTTTGGCAGGAAGTAACTTTGCTCTCCAGTACCGTTTTCTCATACAGGGAAAACCATTGCCCCTATTGAAAAATGAAGAGTTTCATTTCTACACTTCTATTGTACTCTTTGTCTCGGTATGTCTCTGTATTGCGCTTCTTCTGGATGGCACAGCCACATTCCTTGATGCTGTCCGTGACAGTCTTTTTCAGATAGTATCTATTATCACCACAGCCGGATTTTCATCAGCGGACTTTGCTCTTTGGAGTGTTACTGCTCAGACCATTCTTTTTACTGTGATGTTGGTGGGGGGCTGTGCCGGGTCAGCAGGAGGTGGAATAAAGGTTATCCGTGTGCTGTTTGGTCTGAAATATCTCAAACGTGAAATTACCCAGATTATCCATCCAAAAGCAGTTCTTCCTATTAAAATCGATCACAAGTCAGTAGCAGAAGATATTCAACGTCAGATTTTAGGGTTTCTTCTCTTTTATCTCGTACTGATGACCTTCTCTGCCCTTTTAGTGACGATTATTGAAGGGGATGCTGCAGTTGGGATTGTAGGTACTGCCGCCACCATCGGCAATATCGGTCCAGGCTATGGGGAAATTGGTCCCATGGGAAGTTTTGGGGGGCTATCAATACTGACCAAAATTATCTTCATTCTCAACATGATCGTTGGTCGCCTGGAACTAATCCCCTTTTTAGCCATGCTGCATCCTGATTTTTGGAACTTTAGAAGGTGA
- a CDS encoding aldo/keto reductase — translation MKTTNFNTLKGNVSVVGMGGEGILRTYGKDNEAQAVIKEALAQGITYFDSAKAYSDSERYYGKIWGKNPDLRQNVFQTSKSAARDKKGALVDLQNSFQRLQTSYLDLWQIHDIRTDDDFRAIARPGGALEAFVEAREQGLVKAIGVTGHHDPYILTRALKEWPVDAVLMPVNPVEGNMEGFLTDTLPAAQQKSVAIIGMKVLGASHYILPKFDISPELLIRYALSFDITLPIIGCSTPAEVRTLASVGTNLKPLSDGEKKNIEAIFKPYAHRLAFYRGVR, via the coding sequence ATGAAAACCACTAATTTCAATACATTGAAGGGAAACGTTTCTGTTGTCGGTATGGGTGGGGAAGGGATTCTCAGAACCTATGGTAAAGATAATGAGGCGCAGGCCGTTATAAAGGAGGCTTTGGCCCAGGGGATTACCTATTTCGATTCGGCCAAAGCGTACTCTGATAGTGAACGGTATTATGGAAAAATATGGGGCAAGAACCCAGACCTGCGCCAGAACGTTTTCCAAACCAGCAAATCAGCCGCGCGGGACAAAAAAGGAGCCCTCGTTGATTTGCAAAACAGTTTCCAACGCCTTCAAACCAGTTATCTTGATCTCTGGCAGATTCATGATATCCGCACAGATGATGATTTCCGTGCTATTGCCCGACCCGGCGGAGCCTTAGAAGCCTTTGTCGAAGCCAGAGAGCAAGGTTTGGTAAAAGCCATCGGAGTCACCGGACACCATGACCCTTATATCCTCACTCGTGCCCTTAAAGAATGGCCTGTGGATGCGGTACTTATGCCCGTAAATCCGGTGGAAGGCAATATGGAAGGCTTTCTCACCGATACCCTACCCGCAGCCCAGCAAAAATCCGTTGCCATTATCGGAATGAAGGTGCTTGGAGCCTCCCATTATATCCTACCCAAATTCGATATATCTCCAGAATTATTGATCCGCTACGCCCTTTCTTTTGATATTACTTTGCCCATCATTGGCTGTTCCACTCCAGCCGAGGTCCGCACCTTAGCCTCAGTAGGGACAAATCTTAAACCCCTGTCAGATGGTGAAAAAAAGAATATTGAAGCAATTTTCAAACCCTATGCCCATCGCCTCGCCTTCTATCGCGGCGTGCGTTAG
- a CDS encoding transposase has translation MGAGRIVQSQSPQTVGKGRGDEKGITTLAQHIPEKSFQLVRYFGWYSNRRHRPSITLEKDDS, from the coding sequence GTGGGCGCTGGCAGAATTGTTCAGAGCCAGTCTCCTCAAACTGTTGGTAAAGGAAGGGGAGACGAGAAGGGCATAACGACTCTCGCCCAGCACATCCCCGAAAAGAGTTTCCAGCTTGTTCGCTATTTCGGTTGGTACTCCAACCGGAGACATCGCCCATCCATTACATTGGAGAAAGACGACTCATGA
- a CDS encoding AMP-binding protein, translating to MFLKNYNKTALKWKDQKIRYADLLREAVYFAKLFPDTAERVLIFSENRPEWIYSFLGSWKNNCTVIPVDYLSTVEEVIYIVNDCLPDVVFCSREREKLFRSVIESIDHTPLLLVYEDVGTAGNTSEEVVEGIDFAKKSLNDTALIIYTSGTTGDPKGVMLSYENVMANVEAVSIGVPIYSIDERVMLLLPLHHIFPLLGSMVAPLSVGATIAMSPSLQPQDIISTLQNNQVTIIIGVPRLYKTICKGVMDKINQKKIARLLFFIAEKAGSQGFSRMIFKAVHQKFGGKLKYLVCGGAALDPDVGSNFMTLGFEILEGFGMTEAAPMISFTRPGQVTIGSAGTAMSCTSIEIRDGEIVASGKNIMQGYLNRPEETAEVLKDGWLYTGDLGHLDEKGRLFITGRRKEIIVLASGKNINPVLVEQKLESLTDCINEVGVFVKDDILQAVIQPDFQKVRAREITELDDFFRWKIIDAYNKTVSPSKRILKFTLIDEELPKTRLSKLRRFQLPDLVGKRAARKSDARQPDFEEYLIIKGFIEEQSKREIFPDDHLEIDIAMDSLDQVSLLAFLKSTFGVELSEEKLMAHQTVRRLSEFIQEKKEKISVELVNWKDILKEKVDLTLPRTWITANVFRTCSKLFFKGYFRFKGEGQENIPDTPCIIAPNHQSFYDGLFVASLLKQNFFKNTYFYAKRKHVNNPLIRFLADRNNVIVVDLNSGLKESIQKLAEVLKKGKNIMIFPEGTRSMDGTLGDFKKLFAILSMELNVPVVPVTINGAYQALPVGTLFPRPLRQVSVRFQQPVFPEGHTYDSLTETVYQQVRGGLS from the coding sequence ATGTTTTTGAAGAATTACAACAAGACGGCACTCAAGTGGAAGGATCAGAAAATACGTTATGCGGATCTTCTTCGAGAGGCAGTCTATTTTGCAAAGCTGTTTCCAGATACCGCCGAACGGGTTCTGATTTTCTCGGAAAACAGGCCGGAGTGGATTTACAGTTTTCTTGGTTCGTGGAAAAATAACTGTACTGTTATTCCGGTTGATTATCTGTCAACCGTTGAGGAAGTAATCTACATCGTAAACGATTGTTTACCGGACGTTGTTTTTTGTTCCCGTGAGCGGGAGAAACTCTTTCGCAGTGTTATTGAGTCCATTGACCATACTCCACTTCTCCTTGTTTATGAAGATGTGGGGACAGCTGGTAATACTTCTGAAGAAGTCGTAGAAGGAATCGATTTTGCCAAAAAATCGCTGAATGACACAGCGCTGATAATCTACACTTCCGGAACCACCGGCGATCCCAAAGGTGTAATGCTTTCTTATGAGAATGTGATGGCGAATGTGGAAGCCGTTTCCATCGGGGTACCCATATATTCCATCGATGAACGGGTTATGCTTCTGCTTCCCCTGCATCATATCTTCCCTCTGCTTGGTTCCATGGTTGCTCCTTTGTCAGTTGGTGCGACCATCGCCATGTCTCCGTCCCTCCAGCCGCAGGATATTATCAGTACTCTCCAGAATAATCAGGTTACAATTATTATTGGAGTGCCCCGGCTGTATAAGACGATCTGTAAAGGCGTTATGGACAAGATTAATCAGAAGAAAATTGCCCGCCTGCTCTTTTTCATCGCCGAAAAAGCAGGTTCTCAGGGCTTTTCCCGTATGATTTTTAAGGCCGTACATCAAAAATTTGGTGGAAAACTTAAGTATCTTGTTTGCGGTGGAGCTGCCCTCGATCCTGATGTCGGTAGTAATTTTATGACTCTGGGCTTTGAAATCCTTGAAGGATTTGGAATGACTGAGGCTGCACCGATGATTAGCTTTACCCGTCCTGGTCAGGTCACCATCGGTTCTGCCGGTACCGCTATGTCCTGCACCAGTATTGAGATACGGGATGGGGAGATTGTCGCATCGGGAAAAAATATTATGCAGGGGTATCTGAATCGTCCAGAGGAAACCGCCGAGGTTTTAAAGGATGGATGGCTCTACACCGGGGATCTTGGTCATCTTGATGAGAAGGGGCGGCTTTTTATAACCGGCCGCAGAAAAGAAATTATTGTATTGGCCAGTGGCAAGAATATCAATCCGGTTCTGGTTGAACAGAAACTGGAGAGCTTAACAGACTGCATCAATGAAGTCGGGGTCTTTGTGAAGGATGATATCCTGCAGGCAGTTATTCAGCCGGATTTTCAGAAAGTCAGGGCGCGTGAGATCACGGAGCTTGATGATTTCTTTCGTTGGAAGATTATTGATGCCTACAATAAGACGGTTTCTCCTTCAAAACGCATCCTGAAATTCACCTTGATAGACGAAGAATTGCCCAAGACACGACTTTCCAAGCTGCGCCGTTTTCAGTTACCTGATCTGGTAGGAAAGAGGGCAGCACGGAAAAGCGATGCCAGGCAGCCTGACTTTGAAGAGTATCTTATTATCAAAGGTTTTATCGAGGAACAGAGTAAAAGGGAAATTTTTCCCGATGACCATCTGGAGATTGATATCGCCATGGACTCTCTCGATCAGGTGAGTCTTCTTGCCTTCCTGAAATCCACCTTCGGGGTGGAACTCAGCGAAGAAAAACTGATGGCACACCAGACAGTTCGTCGTCTCAGTGAATTTATTCAGGAGAAGAAGGAAAAAATAAGCGTTGAGCTGGTAAACTGGAAAGATATTCTGAAAGAAAAAGTTGACCTGACACTTCCCAGGACATGGATTACCGCCAATGTATTCAGGACTTGCAGCAAACTCTTTTTTAAGGGTTACTTCAGGTTTAAGGGGGAGGGCCAGGAGAACATCCCCGATACACCATGCATTATAGCCCCGAACCATCAGAGTTTTTATGATGGCCTGTTTGTGGCGTCTCTGCTCAAGCAGAATTTTTTCAAAAACACCTATTTTTATGCCAAACGAAAACATGTTAACAATCCGCTAATACGTTTTCTGGCAGACAGAAATAATGTTATCGTCGTGGATCTGAACTCAGGCCTCAAAGAGTCCATTCAGAAGCTGGCCGAGGTGTTGAAAAAAGGGAAAAACATTATGATATTCCCTGAGGGAACGCGAAGTATGGATGGTACCCTTGGAGATTTCAAGAAACTATTCGCCATTCTCAGTATGGAGCTGAATGTCCCGGTTGTTCCTGTTACCATAAATGGTGCTTATCAGGCTCTACCCGTGGGGACTCTTTTTCCCAGACCTCTGCGTCAGGTGTCGGTGAGGTTTCAGCAGCCCGTTTTTCCCGAGGGCCATACCTATGACTCATTGACGGAAACAGTATATCAGCAGGTAAGAGGCGGGCTGTCTTGA
- a CDS encoding class I SAM-dependent methyltransferase — protein sequence MSEEKKFNPAKRKKLNNPVRLQWIPPQRIGTLLEMEKRRVYLDIGAGTGYISREVALMVPDAVIHALDIEPLMVEEMARGREKDHILPQLMTRDVLPFADASVDGIWSITVFHELGNPVPLLREIRRVLLPGGRLLIVDWEKKVEACEQGPPLEHRVFVEDVMAVLQEAGFSEVREVTGFTHHFGVLAEY from the coding sequence ATGTCTGAAGAAAAAAAATTTAATCCGGCCAAGAGAAAGAAACTGAACAACCCGGTTCGGTTACAATGGATTCCCCCGCAGAGAATAGGAACGCTGTTGGAAATGGAGAAAAGGCGGGTGTATCTTGATATCGGTGCCGGCACTGGCTATATCAGCCGTGAAGTTGCCTTAATGGTACCCGATGCGGTTATTCACGCCCTGGATATTGAGCCGCTGATGGTGGAGGAGATGGCAAGGGGTAGAGAAAAAGACCATATTCTGCCACAACTCATGACGCGTGATGTTCTTCCCTTTGCCGATGCAAGCGTCGATGGCATTTGGTCTATTACGGTCTTTCATGAACTTGGCAATCCAGTACCCTTGTTGCGTGAAATACGAAGAGTTCTACTGCCCGGCGGACGACTGCTGATAGTTGATTGGGAAAAGAAGGTGGAGGCCTGTGAACAAGGGCCTCCACTGGAGCATCGTGTATTTGTGGAAGATGTTATGGCAGTGTTGCAGGAAGCAGGGTTTTCGGAGGTGCGGGAGGTGACGGGCTTCACGCATCACTTCGGGGTGCTTGCTGAATACTAA
- a CDS encoding trypsin-like peptidase domain-containing protein → MSAAVDPLPNIESVSLDTPIADEQSAPEEVVLQTGLEISPIVFESTRKKIDRKPDRVPTATEKMSRRVLRSLVYIDSPLGQATGFFIDYKGHILTAGDVAGPSKEKLEKARYEKKLLDQIVVLEQQRLRTIRQKMNLLLPGYEKETFQRLSEEKKKELFTSITRSQELGDLLKKTSGPSLENLSDIKILSSEGKRLKLKKITYSSTAHNLLLLQVNTAKLKYTPLRPRTIPLRAGDRAFIAGYRAESGVLVQEGRVVDNAASLEKQKMLCSDIRIQQEDKGWPLLDRYGNVSGLNSGVFRDPKGNDCAIPIEAAYDAFRSILIPQIRAVKSKIIVSNGKQ, encoded by the coding sequence ATGTCTGCTGCAGTTGATCCTTTGCCGAATATTGAAAGTGTATCCTTGGATACACCTATAGCCGATGAGCAATCAGCGCCAGAGGAAGTCGTCCTGCAAACAGGTCTGGAGATCTCTCCAATTGTTTTCGAATCCACCCGAAAAAAGATAGACCGCAAACCTGACAGGGTTCCGACGGCCACCGAGAAGATGTCCAGACGTGTCTTGCGATCGCTTGTGTATATCGATTCTCCCCTTGGCCAGGCGACAGGATTTTTTATTGATTATAAAGGACATATTCTGACAGCAGGGGATGTAGCGGGGCCCAGCAAAGAAAAACTGGAGAAGGCCAGATATGAAAAAAAACTGCTGGATCAGATTGTTGTTCTTGAGCAGCAAAGATTGCGGACTATTCGGCAAAAAATGAATCTTCTGCTGCCTGGCTATGAAAAAGAAACATTTCAACGTCTCTCCGAAGAAAAAAAGAAGGAACTTTTTACCAGTATCACCAGAAGCCAGGAGTTGGGTGATTTGTTAAAGAAAACCAGTGGGCCGTCTCTTGAAAATTTATCGGATATAAAAATCCTCTCCTCAGAGGGGAAACGGTTGAAGCTCAAAAAAATAACTTACAGCTCTACTGCTCATAATCTGTTACTGCTTCAGGTGAATACAGCAAAACTAAAGTACACGCCTCTTCGTCCCCGTACTATTCCCTTGCGAGCAGGTGACAGGGCTTTTATTGCAGGATACAGGGCAGAGAGCGGTGTTTTGGTGCAGGAGGGGAGAGTGGTTGACAACGCAGCCTCACTTGAGAAGCAAAAAATGCTATGCAGTGATATTCGGATACAACAAGAGGATAAGGGGTGGCCGTTGTTGGACAGATATGGAAATGTCAGTGGCCTGAACAGTGGGGTGTTCAGGGACCCCAAAGGCAATGATTGCGCCATTCCCATTGAGGCGGCTTATGATGCTTTCAGGTCGATTCTCATTCCGCAGATACGTGCTGTGAAGTCCAAGATCATCGTCAGCAATGGTAAACAGTGA
- a CDS encoding DNA integrity scanning protein DisA nucleotide-binding domain protein, with the protein MTSRVDHFVHRCTSDILHGLQEGLSEFSGPSRVAVIYCLTPQSKLYICDPQSLLKGYDPALRMIFSPDGKWCVDINLENDKARYGHILPEKNLGLDGLVSYGGRSGSVFYQMWFTEHHPDICSIGPTERWLEYAVLRFSHDIANEQELYSGISGSFLKEYATHAVRDCIIDECNFRLGIDSKIRIYPVLKAILGISKTLEEGALPDGSLLFVEPRLMGQLSFLARFNEGERPQLDNCKHVRKLLQSVKGSGNRLVSDGVSIVGIASDEDLEFSILVEFNESYGFIKTGEETVCSFFDGKFHSTTNMAKLVEVEESLLEAESLSSDSVYKLFHIISALVHNAEKSSHGCTLVIDLESSPLDIPGQKFEQPLDLSEERLLSLAASLSAVDGALHIDAESCLRGFSCLLDGRSIYGEDLARGARYNSALRFSKEHDGVIVVVVSSDRPVSVIRHGIEMNGQCTWRAPGSCVFKPRLIEEWLDDAK; encoded by the coding sequence ATGACCAGTCGAGTCGATCATTTTGTTCATCGTTGTACAAGTGATATACTGCATGGTCTCCAGGAAGGTCTGTCTGAATTCTCGGGGCCGAGTCGGGTGGCGGTGATATACTGCCTTACTCCCCAGTCAAAACTGTATATCTGTGATCCTCAGAGTCTGCTGAAAGGCTATGATCCGGCATTGAGGATGATTTTTTCCCCGGATGGGAAGTGGTGTGTCGACATTAATCTCGAAAATGATAAAGCAAGATATGGTCATATCCTTCCAGAAAAAAACTTAGGGCTTGATGGTCTTGTCAGCTATGGCGGTCGATCGGGTTCTGTCTTTTATCAGATGTGGTTTACAGAACACCATCCTGATATTTGCTCCATTGGACCAACGGAACGTTGGCTGGAGTATGCTGTACTCCGTTTTTCCCATGACATTGCCAATGAGCAGGAGTTATATTCCGGGATCTCGGGGAGTTTTCTCAAGGAGTACGCGACTCATGCCGTTCGGGATTGTATTATTGATGAATGTAACTTTCGTCTCGGTATCGATTCCAAAATCCGTATTTACCCGGTTTTGAAGGCTATCCTGGGTATCTCAAAGACTCTGGAAGAAGGGGCTTTGCCGGATGGGAGTCTGCTTTTTGTGGAGCCGAGGCTGATGGGGCAGCTTTCTTTTCTTGCTCGTTTTAATGAGGGTGAGCGGCCGCAACTGGATAATTGCAAGCATGTTCGAAAATTACTGCAGAGTGTTAAAGGGTCTGGTAACAGGCTCGTTTCCGATGGGGTCTCTATCGTTGGTATTGCATCCGACGAGGATCTTGAGTTTTCTATTCTGGTTGAGTTTAATGAAAGCTATGGCTTTATTAAAACGGGAGAAGAAACCGTCTGCAGCTTTTTCGATGGAAAGTTTCATTCCACCACCAATATGGCTAAGTTGGTTGAAGTTGAAGAAAGCCTCCTAGAGGCAGAGTCATTAAGCAGTGACTCTGTGTATAAGCTTTTCCATATTATCAGTGCCCTGGTCCACAATGCTGAAAAATCCTCCCATGGCTGCACTCTGGTAATAGATCTGGAAAGTTCTCCTCTTGATATTCCCGGTCAGAAGTTTGAGCAGCCTCTTGACCTTTCAGAAGAAAGGCTCCTTTCTCTCGCGGCTTCTCTTTCTGCCGTGGATGGAGCACTCCATATTGATGCTGAATCCTGTCTCCGCGGATTTTCCTGCCTCCTCGATGGCCGAAGCATTTATGGTGAAGATCTGGCCAGAGGAGCGCGCTATAATTCAGCCCTTCGTTTTTCCAAAGAGCACGATGGGGTGATTGTGGTGGTTGTCTCCTCGGATCGCCCTGTTTCAGTTATCAGGCATGGAATTGAAATGAATGGCCAGTGTACCTGGCGGGCACCTGGAAGCTGTGTTTTTAAGCCCAGGCTGATAGAAGAGTGGCTGGATGATGCAAAATAA
- a CDS encoding transporter substrate-binding domain-containing protein, whose amino-acid sequence MKTFNGKVLVTICLITALIMTAIPVMAGKMQNQLIAESTIDQVMRRGVLRVGMDTFLPWAMKDKSGELVGFEIDVARRLASDMGVKVEFVPTKWAGIIPALLTGKFDVVIGGMGIQTKRALKVNFTIPYDYSGMAIVAHKEKAAGFASLEDFNNADVEIACKLGTTAVTAVKKYIPNAKLRLFDDEAQAYQELRNGNVHAVVGSAPRPAYEAIKYPETMFLPLESNFTREPIGFAVRKGDFDTISFFNNWITIVSHEGWLEERHHYWFGTKEWAHLVE is encoded by the coding sequence ATGAAGACATTCAACGGAAAAGTTCTTGTAACTATTTGCCTTATTACAGCACTGATTATGACAGCAATCCCTGTCATGGCCGGGAAAATGCAGAATCAGCTGATAGCCGAATCAACAATTGACCAGGTCATGCGGCGCGGAGTTCTGCGAGTAGGGATGGATACCTTTCTGCCCTGGGCCATGAAAGATAAATCGGGGGAGTTGGTAGGATTTGAAATTGATGTTGCCAGAAGATTGGCCTCCGATATGGGAGTGAAAGTGGAGTTTGTTCCAACCAAGTGGGCTGGAATTATCCCGGCATTGCTCACCGGAAAATTTGACGTGGTTATCGGTGGCATGGGCATACAGACAAAACGTGCACTCAAGGTCAATTTTACAATTCCCTATGATTACTCCGGCATGGCCATTGTTGCCCATAAAGAAAAGGCGGCAGGGTTTGCAAGTCTTGAGGATTTTAACAATGCGGATGTGGAGATTGCCTGTAAACTGGGGACCACAGCGGTTACAGCAGTAAAGAAATACATCCCGAATGCCAAATTACGCCTCTTTGATGATGAGGCCCAGGCCTATCAGGAGCTTCGTAACGGCAATGTTCATGCAGTTGTGGGGTCAGCTCCCCGACCAGCCTATGAGGCTATTAAATACCCTGAAACCATGTTCCTGCCACTTGAGTCGAATTTTACCAGAGAGCCTATTGGTTTTGCTGTGCGAAAAGGTGATTTTGATACCATCAGCTTTTTTAATAACTGGATTACCATCGTCAGTCACGAGGGCTGGTTGGAAGAGCGTCATCATTACTGGTTTGGTACCAAAGAATGGGCCCATCTGGTTGAGTAA
- a CDS encoding amino acid ABC transporter permease, whose protein sequence is MLLLVLVCYFFARSVEDMGYQWQWYQIPRYLYVWDDSGFMAGPLLYGLGVTVKISAISLGLAFVVGLITALLRLSNSVPGKVVARFYLEISRNTPLLIQLFFIYFVMGPILGLDRFWAAVLALSLFEGAYASEILRSGIMSVEKGQWEASHSLGLSYNHAYRFIVFPQAVRRVLPPLASQAISLIKDSALVSTIAVYDLTMEVQALISETFLTFELWFTVALMYLVITVSLSILVSYLEKQMSSPYRSDLSF, encoded by the coding sequence TTGCTCCTTCTTGTTCTGGTATGCTACTTTTTCGCACGTTCAGTTGAGGATATGGGCTATCAGTGGCAATGGTATCAGATACCACGATATCTTTATGTCTGGGATGATTCTGGTTTTATGGCGGGTCCACTCCTGTACGGACTTGGGGTGACTGTTAAGATATCTGCAATCAGTCTAGGGTTGGCATTTGTAGTCGGCCTGATCACAGCATTGCTCCGCCTTTCAAACTCGGTTCCGGGAAAAGTTGTTGCACGATTTTACCTTGAAATCAGTCGAAATACGCCTCTTCTTATTCAGCTCTTTTTCATTTATTTTGTTATGGGGCCAATTCTTGGCCTCGATCGCTTTTGGGCTGCAGTGCTGGCACTCAGCCTTTTTGAGGGTGCCTATGCCTCTGAGATCCTTCGTTCCGGAATTATGTCTGTGGAAAAGGGGCAGTGGGAGGCTTCGCACAGCCTGGGACTCAGTTATAATCATGCTTATCGATTTATCGTTTTTCCTCAGGCTGTGCGTCGAGTATTGCCGCCACTGGCCAGCCAGGCCATATCTTTGATTAAGGATTCGGCACTGGTAAGCACTATTGCTGTCTATGATCTTACCATGGAGGTACAGGCCTTGATTTCAGAGACCTTTCTCACCTTTGAACTCTGGTTTACTGTGGCTCTGATGTATCTTGTTATCACCGTGTCCCTGTCAATCCTTGTGTCCTACCTGGAAAAACAGATGTCATCACCCTACAGGTCTGATTTGTCTTTTTGA
- a CDS encoding amidohydrolase family protein: protein MIIDFHTHAFPDNVAAKAIPVLEKEGNIKAHTAGTTQSLLSSMDLAGIDRSLICSIATRPEQFKPILNWSREVKNARLIPLPSIHPDDPHCLEHVYTVKQEGFIGIKMHPFYQDYFLNEKKLDPLYEALSNTGLLLVVHCGYDIAFPRIRRVDPAAIEKLQQRFPHLRLITTHFGGWDIWDEVEDILIGKNIYMEISFALHYLKKEQVIRMLNNHPQEYLLFGSDSPWIDQTESIHHLKALALNDKLLTGILGGNALRLIQEAV, encoded by the coding sequence GTGATTATCGACTTTCATACCCATGCCTTCCCTGATAACGTCGCGGCAAAAGCCATTCCTGTTCTTGAAAAGGAAGGAAACATCAAGGCCCACACTGCTGGAACCACCCAATCTCTTCTAAGTTCCATGGATCTGGCTGGTATTGATCGCAGTCTTATCTGCTCCATTGCGACCCGCCCTGAACAGTTTAAGCCCATTCTCAACTGGTCACGTGAGGTCAAGAACGCACGTCTTATTCCCCTGCCCTCCATTCATCCAGATGATCCACACTGCCTAGAACATGTTTATACCGTAAAACAGGAAGGCTTTATCGGAATAAAGATGCATCCCTTTTATCAGGACTATTTTTTAAATGAGAAAAAACTGGATCCCCTCTACGAAGCCTTAAGTAACACAGGCCTGCTCCTTGTTGTTCACTGTGGGTACGACATCGCCTTTCCCCGTATCCGCCGTGTAGACCCCGCAGCAATAGAAAAGCTTCAGCAGCGTTTTCCGCACTTGCGTCTTATAACTACTCACTTTGGAGGATGGGATATCTGGGATGAAGTTGAGGATATCCTTATTGGTAAAAATATTTATATGGAAATCTCCTTTGCCCTCCACTATCTTAAGAAGGAACAAGTAATTCGAATGCTGAACAACCACCCTCAGGAATATCTGCTTTTTGGCAGCGACTCGCCGTGGATTGATCAGACAGAATCTATTCACCACTTAAAAGCATTGGCACTGAATGACAAACTACTCACCGGGATTCTCGGTGGGAATGCACTGAGACTTATACAGGAAGCCGTATGA